One genomic window of Ornithorhynchus anatinus isolate Pmale09 chromosome 10, mOrnAna1.pri.v4, whole genome shotgun sequence includes the following:
- the PRPF40B gene encoding pre-mRNA-processing factor 40 homolog B: protein MPPPPPPPGIPPPFPPMALPPLPQRPPAVPPGMMPPMIPPLGGPPPLAQMPGLGPPLIPGMLVPPGPPGPAPVPVPAVTAPGADTAGCESPGWGRAGQGRDAVGAGAGGAPPKPPWSERLPPDGRVYYFGVDSERGPWDVPGARRTKAELPAQGPWREFRSDTGRPYYYNTQSRESCWARPPDLDQLEALIKQEEAVGKQPQPPAQPEPSPAAAPSPTVSPEPPVRPEPAQPDACEPPDRAEPPDDGARPPEEASSSDSGRRDDEEPRPEPEPEPERPGANWNCKEKAKQAFKDLLREKGVTSNASWEQAMKMVVTDPRYSALPKLSEKKQAFNAYKAQREKEEKEEARLRAKEAKETLQRFLERHSRMTSGTRYRRAEQTFGDLEVWAVVPERDRKEIYDDVLFFLAKKEKEQAKQLRRRNIQALKRILDGMSSVSFDTTWAEAQQHLLDDPRFTQDRDLQTDMDKEDALICFEEHIRLLEKEEEEERERVRLRERRQQRKNREDFQTFLDELHETGQLHSMSTWMELYPAVSTDVRFANMLGQPGSTPLDLFKFYVEDLKARFHDEKKIIKDVLRDRGFGVEVNTTFEDFAHVISFDKRAATLDAGNIKLTFNSLLEKAEAREREREKEAARRLRRREAAFRGMLRQAAPPLEPGTSWDQVRERFVCDFAFEQITLESERIRLFREFLQVLESECLPISKSRKHSRKAKKHHHKRPPHSPSGSESEEDDLPPPPPKRRKRNPSESGSEPSSSPGSAESGGAGPGPRGLPFGRVPPGADHGSRKSKKQKKKSKRKRHKSNSPESEAEREPEQEEREREARRGEPQPRSPARRGVKKEKTGWDTSESELSEGELERRRRTLLRQLDDQP from the exons atgccgccgccgccgccgccgcccgggatccccccgcccttccctccgaTGGCGCTGCCCCCGCTGCCCCAGAGGCCGCCGGCCGTGCCCCCGGGCATGATGCCGCCCATGATCCCGCCCCTGGGAGGACCCCCCCCTCTGGCTCAG ATGCCGGGGCTGGGCCCCCCCCTGATCCCGGGGATGCTGGTGCCCCCAGGGCCCCCAGGACCTGCTCCCGTCCCGGTCCCCGCAGTG ACGGCTCCGGGCGCGGACACGGCCGGCTGTGAGTcccctgggtggggcagggcagggcagggcagggacg ctgtcggggccggggccgggggggccccccCG AAGCCCCCGTGGAGCGAGCGGCTGCCCCCCGACGGCCGCGTGTACTACTTCGGCGTGGACAGCGAGCGCGGTCCGTGGGATGTCCCCGGGGCCCGTCGGACCAAGGCCGAG CTGCCGGCCCAGGGCCCGTGGAGAGAGTTCCGCTCGGACACGGGGCGCCCGTATTACTACAACAcgcagagccgggagtcctgCTGGGCCCGGCCCCCGGACCTGGACCAGCTGGAGG CTCTGATCAAACAAGAGGAGgcggtggg GAAACAGCCGCAGCCTCCGGCCCAGCCCGAAccgtcccccgccgccgcccccagccccacggtgTCCCCCGAACCTCCCGTGCGCCCCGAGCCCGCCCAGCCGGACGCCTGTGAGCCCCCAGACCGGGCGGAGCCGCCGGACGACGGGGCCCGGCCACCAGAGGAGGCCAGCAGCAG CGACAGCGGGCGGCGGGATGACGAGGAGCCtcggccggagccggagccggagccggagcggcCCGGGGCTAACTGGAACTGTAAGGAGAAGGCCAAGCAAGCCTTCAAGGACCTGCTGCGAGAAAAG GGCGTGACCTCCAACGCCTCatgggagcaggccatgaagatggTGGTGACTGATCCCCGCTACAG CGCCCTGCCAAAGCTGAGCGAGAAGAAGCAGGCGTTCAACGCCTACAAGGCGCAGcgcgagaaggaggagaaggaggaggcccgGCTGAGGGCCAAGGAGGCCAAGGAAACCCTGCAGCGCTTCCTGGAGCGGCACAGCCGCATGACCTCGGGCACCCGCTACCG GCGGGCGGAGCAGACGTTCGGGGATCTGGAGGTCTGGGCTGTGGTGCCCGAGCGAGACCGCAAGGAGATTTACGACGATGTGCTCTTCTTCCTCGCCAAGAAGGAGAAG GAGCAGGCCAAGCAGCTCAGGCGGCGAAACATCCAGGCCCTGAAGCGCATCCTGGACGGAATGAGCAGCGTCAGTTTTGACACCACGTGGGCCGAGGCACAGCAGCACCTCCTGGACGACCCCCGCTTCACTCAGGATCGCGATCTGCAGA cAGACATGGACAAGGAGGATGCGCTGATCTGCTTCGAGGAGCACATCCGCCtgctggagaaagaggaggaggaggagcgggagcgaGTGCGTCTGAGAGAGCGGCGGCAGCAGCGCAAGAACCGCGAAGACTTCCAG ACCTTCCTGGACGAGCTGCACGAGACGGGGCAGCTGCACTCCATGTCCACCTGGATGGAGCTGTACCCAGCGGTCAGCACCGATGTCCGCTTTGCCAACATGCTGGGACAGCCGG GCTCCACCCCCCTGGACCTCTTCAAGTTTTACGTGGAGGACCTGAAGGCCCGATTCCACGACGAGAAGAAGATCATCAAGGACGTCCTGCGG GACCGGGGTTTCGGCGTGGAGGTCAACACGACGTTCGAGGACTTCGCCCACGTCATCAGCTTCGACAAGCGGGCGGCCACGCTGGACGCCGGAAACATCAAGCTGACCTTCAACAGT ttgctggagaaggcagaggcgcgggagcgggagcgggagaaggaggcGGCGCGGCGGCTGCGGCGGCGGGAGGCGGCGTTCAGGGGCATGTTGAGGCAGGCGGCCCCTCCGCTGGAGCCCGGCACCAGCTGGGATCAG GTCCGCGAGCGCTTTGTGTGCGACTTCGCCTTCGAGCAGATCACGTTGGAGTCCGAGCGGATCCGCCTCTTCCGGGAGTTCCTGCAGGTGCTGGAG AGCGAGTGCCTACCCATCTCCAAGAGTCGCAAGCACAGCCGGAAGGCCAAGAAACACCACCACAAGCGTCCTCCACACTCCCCTTCG GGCTCTGAGTCCGAGGAGGACgacctgcccccgccgccccccaaacGGCGGAAGCGGAACCCCTCCGAGTCGGGCTCCGAGCCCTCGTCCTCCCCCGGGTCGGCCGAGAGcgggggggccggcccggggccccggggtctCCCCTTCGGCCGCGTCCCCCCGGGAGCAG ATCACGGTTCCCGAAAATCcaagaaacagaaaaagaaaagcaagagaaagaggCATAAGTCG AACAGCCCGGAGAGTGAGGCGGAGCGAGAGCCGGAGCAGGAAGAGCGAGAGCGGGAGGCCCGGCGGGGGGagccccagccccgctccccggcccgccgggggGTCAAGAAGGAAAAG ACAGGCTGGGACACGTCGGAGAGCGAGCTGAGCGAGGGGGAGCTGGAGCGCCGGCGCCGGACCCTCCTGCGGCAGCTGGATGACCAGCCGTGA